CCCTGAAACAGCTTTTGATAGATTTAGAGGACAGTATCTGGGAAGCTATTTTTTGAGAGATCTTCTAAAATACAGAGAGGAAAAAAGTATACTTTTAGGGATAGTTTCAAGGGATATTTACGAACCCGGGATGAACTTTGTTTTTGGTGTTGCCTCTCCGCATACAAAAACAGCTGTTATTTCAACCTACAGACTGCACAACAGTTTTTATGGACTTCCTGAAAACAGCCATCTTTTTATGGACAGGGTTACTAAAGAGGCTGTTCATGAAATAGGACATGTTCTTGGTCTTTCCCACTGCCCTGATCCTGAATGTGTAATGTATTTTTCAAACTCTTTGCTTGACACAGACAGAAAAAGTTTTTATTTCTGTTCTTCCTGTTATGAAAAAGTTTTGTCAGCTCTTGGTTTATAATTTTATAAACATTTTTTCGGAGGTAAGATTTGTCCCAGATAAAAAAGGTAAGAGGTTTTCAGGACATATACGGGAAAAACGCAAAAAAGTACAGGTTTGTTGTTGAAACAGCAAGAAGGATATTTGAGGATTATAACTTTAGCGAGATTATACTGCCCTATGTGGAAGATGTTTCTCTATTCGTAAGAACTGTCGGTGAAGAGACAGACATTGTTCAGAAAGAGATGTATGTGTTTGAGGATAGAGGGGGAAGAAAGGTTGCACTCAGACCTGAAGGAACAGCTTCAGCTGTAAGGGCTTATATAGAAGAAGGACTTTATGCAAAAGGTGGATACCAGAAGCTTTTTTATGAAGGGGCTATGTTCAGGTATGAAAGACCTCAGGCAGGTAGATACAGACAGTTTCACCAGATAGGTGCTGAGATATTCGGTGTTGATACTCCTCTATCAGATGCAGAGCTTATAAAAATGGTGAAAGATATACTTGATCAGCTTGGGATACAGACAAGGCTTGAGATAAACACACTTGGTGATTTTGAAAGTAGGAAAAAATATATTGAAGTATTAAGAAATTTTTTAAAAGAAAGAAAAGACCTTCTCTGTGAAGACTGCAAAAGAAGGATAGAGAGAAACCCACTAAGAGTTCTTGACTGTAAAGTGGAAAGCTGCAAAGAAGCAACAACTGATGCCCCGGTTTTGATAGATTACATATCAGATCAGAGCTTACAGAGATTTGAAAAGCTTAAAGAGTATTTAAAAGCTATGGGAATAAGTTTCATATTTAATCCAAGACTTGTAAGGGGTCTTGATTATTACACCGATACAGTTTTTGAGTTTATAACAGATAAGATAGGAGCTCAGGGAACTGTTGCAGCAGGTGGAAGATACGACACACTTGTAAAACAGCTTGGAGGTCCCGATACCCCTGCCCTTGGATTTGCTGCAGGGATAGAAAGACTTATGCTTCTTGTTGAAAAACTGCCTGATGAAAAAGACCTTGTGGTGGTTATACCTGTCGTTTCTGAATTTAATATTGAAGGTTTGAAGATAGCAGATAGGTTAAGGAAAAAAGGTATAAAAACAGAACTTATTTTGAAAGAAGGAAGTCTGAAATCAAAGATGAAGCTTGCAAAC
This genomic stretch from Persephonella sp. harbors:
- a CDS encoding archaemetzincin family Zn-dependent metalloprotease; its protein translation is MRFNSIIIQPYLPEDRIDKKILKERLENIFKISVRWNQPVHTPETAFDRFRGQYLGSYFLRDLLKYREEKSILLGIVSRDIYEPGMNFVFGVASPHTKTAVISTYRLHNSFYGLPENSHLFMDRVTKEAVHEIGHVLGLSHCPDPECVMYFSNSLLDTDRKSFYFCSSCYEKVLSALGL
- the hisS gene encoding histidine--tRNA ligase: MSQIKKVRGFQDIYGKNAKKYRFVVETARRIFEDYNFSEIILPYVEDVSLFVRTVGEETDIVQKEMYVFEDRGGRKVALRPEGTASAVRAYIEEGLYAKGGYQKLFYEGAMFRYERPQAGRYRQFHQIGAEIFGVDTPLSDAELIKMVKDILDQLGIQTRLEINTLGDFESRKKYIEVLRNFLKERKDLLCEDCKRRIERNPLRVLDCKVESCKEATTDAPVLIDYISDQSLQRFEKLKEYLKAMGISFIFNPRLVRGLDYYTDTVFEFITDKIGAQGTVAAGGRYDTLVKQLGGPDTPALGFAAGIERLMLLVEKLPDEKDLVVVIPVVSEFNIEGLKIADRLRKKGIKTELILKEGSLKSKMKLANKIGGRFVVFASENPELKDMETGEQERFENAEDLIDVLAEKVLRT